The Candidatus Omnitrophota bacterium genome has a window encoding:
- a CDS encoding B12-binding domain-containing radical SAM protein, protein MKNENCELIFVMTPPWQTKMPPLGLAYLASFLKSNNINVDVIDLNVDLFNNAQECHKYFWDIETISNFGSLRIAQDFIKAFNKELENFVDRICSHPAKLVGFSTTVASINIATYLTHRIKSKDPSKIIILGGPGCFLDTCNIDPERVVDIFVIGDGELPLLDIVKRFKDKQSLSDLLEVPGTIICLDKKYHDFSPANPVKQINDIPFPTFSEFELDEYHKEHVYKPIPIITSRGCINKCSFCVDHKLSNPFRFRNPHKIFEEIKYHVENNCKKEFEYNDLLCNGNLKQLEQLCDLIIESGLSIKWTSYAAIRKGMSLELFQKMQKAGCRFLCYGMESASDLVLDKMNKRYNSHTAEDVIRKTHSSGIETGINIIVGHPGESNKEFNQTYRFIKRNKDYIDQITNLSTCFLIPTSDLAENMSNFGIYFYSPLKRMPKFLFRNKELEPNYENFCAYPHNTPAIRAKRARKIITLASKIAIPITILNYQKQHDMGMGDFLVQTQEAEKVFRCKKLKIDFSQKGSGRLYYDNKALTKDVGLNASFHANGRWFDSSSAKCRVARSNRGLEIRMSWPEISLFQCWTIKTEGDSSVEWRVKTEFKRSLELSQYKIGIILSQEYDSCQVNGEEHRFSDNFTENWEEALFLKLDSISIGSKGFLPMMTLKEESKGGVFVQVHNTPLHLHTRMINFCRFGENLKDDHSTESLLIKKGDVWKNKLKIKLKV, encoded by the coding sequence ATGAAAAATGAAAATTGCGAATTAATTTTTGTAATGACTCCGCCTTGGCAGACAAAGATGCCGCCTTTAGGCTTGGCCTATTTAGCCAGTTTTTTGAAGTCAAACAATATTAACGTAGATGTCATAGATTTGAATGTGGATCTTTTTAATAATGCTCAAGAATGCCATAAATATTTTTGGGATATAGAAACAATAAGTAATTTTGGTTCGCTTCGGATTGCCCAAGATTTTATTAAGGCATTCAATAAAGAACTTGAAAATTTTGTTGATCGAATCTGTAGTCATCCTGCAAAGTTGGTCGGTTTTTCTACTACGGTAGCTAGTATAAATATCGCCACCTACCTTACTCATCGGATAAAATCAAAAGATCCTTCGAAAATAATTATTTTAGGCGGGCCAGGATGTTTTTTGGATACTTGCAATATAGATCCTGAAAGGGTGGTAGATATTTTTGTCATTGGCGACGGAGAGCTGCCTTTATTGGATATAGTTAAAAGATTTAAAGATAAACAGTCTTTGTCTGATTTGTTGGAGGTTCCTGGGACAATAATTTGTCTAGATAAGAAATATCATGACTTTTCACCGGCGAATCCTGTTAAGCAGATAAACGATATTCCTTTTCCTACTTTTTCGGAGTTCGAGCTGGATGAATACCATAAAGAACATGTTTACAAACCAATTCCAATTATTACCAGCAGAGGCTGTATAAATAAATGCAGTTTTTGCGTAGACCATAAGCTCAGTAATCCTTTTAGATTTCGAAATCCGCACAAAATATTTGAAGAGATAAAATACCATGTAGAAAATAATTGTAAAAAAGAGTTTGAGTATAACGATCTACTATGTAATGGAAATTTAAAGCAATTGGAGCAGCTTTGCGACCTGATCATTGAAAGCGGCCTGTCTATAAAATGGACAAGCTATGCGGCCATAAGGAAAGGTATGAGTTTAGAGTTATTTCAGAAGATGCAGAAGGCGGGATGCAGATTTTTATGTTATGGTATGGAGTCAGCTTCAGATTTAGTTTTAGATAAGATGAATAAAAGATATAATTCTCATACGGCAGAGGATGTTATTAGAAAAACCCATTCCTCAGGTATCGAGACAGGAATCAACATTATAGTTGGCCACCCCGGTGAGTCGAATAAAGAATTTAACCAAACTTATAGATTTATCAAAAGAAACAAAGACTACATTGATCAAATCACAAACCTGTCTACTTGTTTTTTAATACCGACTTCGGATTTAGCTGAGAATATGAGCAATTTCGGTATTTATTTTTATTCTCCTTTGAAAAGGATGCCAAAATTCTTATTTCGAAATAAAGAGCTTGAGCCTAATTATGAAAATTTCTGCGCCTATCCTCATAATACTCCTGCGATTAGAGCAAAACGAGCCAGAAAAATTATAACTCTTGCTTCAAAGATAGCTATACCGATTACTATTTTGAACTATCAAAAGCAGCACGATATGGGTATGGGGGATTTTCTAGTCCAAACTCAAGAAGCGGAAAAAGTTTTTCGTTGTAAGAAGTTAAAGATAGACTTTAGTCAAAAAGGAAGCGGTAGGTTATATTATGACAATAAGGCCTTAACTAAAGACGTAGGCCTAAATGCTTCCTTTCATGCCAATGGGCGATGGTTTGATTCTTCTTCGGCAAAGTGTCGGGTAGCCAGATCCAACAGAGGCTTGGAAATAAGAATGAGTTGGCCGGAGATTTCTTTGTTTCAATGCTGGACGATAAAAACAGAAGGTGATTCTTCTGTCGAATGGCGGGTAAAAACAGAGTTTAAAAGGTCTTTGGAGCTATCTCAATATAAGATCGGCATTATCTTGTCACAGGAATACGATAGTTGCCAAGTTAATGGTGAAGAACACCGATTCTCCGATAATTTTACCGAGAACTGGGAGGAAGCATTGTTTTTGAAGCTTGATTCGATAAGCATCGGCTCTAAGGGATTTTTACCGATGATGACCCTGAAGGAAGAATCCAAGGGTGGTGTGTTCGTGCAGGTCCATAATACCCCGCTTCACTTGCATACTCGAATGATTAATTTTTGCCGTTTTGGCGAGAACCTTAAAGATGACCACAGCACTGAATCTTTATTGATCAAAAAAGGTGATGTTTGGAAAAATAAGCTAAAAATAAAATTAAAGGTTTAA
- a CDS encoding class I SAM-dependent methyltransferase, which yields MAGKVGAIDFQLFLRKISLERFFQSFYYFKWLEYPLVYNNLELKAGEQYLDIGSGKSIFPLFVVAKNNCNVHVFDDQSIIKDSITYYQSNIRKMGLCNISGKNFLIHEATEKGQLDFPDNYFDRVSCISVLEHIKGNGDSVMMQEISRILKKGGRAVITFPFNGKDYIEEDNPEGVGYFQRKYSVAAIKERIIDPANLKVKKVIYFGERYISFGEQYLQNKFRKINWLIPLFAPILWRVCHYYEGEYRNFYERAIDKKGTGVACIVFDKI from the coding sequence ATGGCGGGTAAAGTGGGTGCTATCGATTTTCAATTATTTTTAAGAAAAATCAGCCTTGAGCGTTTTTTTCAAAGTTTTTATTATTTTAAATGGTTGGAATACCCTTTAGTCTACAATAACCTTGAACTAAAAGCAGGTGAACAGTATCTCGATATCGGTAGTGGAAAGTCCATTTTTCCTCTATTTGTCGTAGCGAAAAATAACTGTAACGTGCACGTATTTGATGATCAGTCCATTATAAAAGACAGTATTACTTATTATCAGAGCAATATTAGAAAGATGGGGTTATGCAATATTTCTGGAAAAAATTTCTTGATTCACGAAGCTACAGAGAAAGGACAGCTCGATTTTCCTGATAATTACTTTGATAGAGTTTCTTGTATTTCGGTATTAGAGCATATTAAGGGCAATGGTGATAGTGTAATGATGCAGGAAATATCAAGAATTTTAAAAAAAGGCGGGAGGGCTGTGATAACTTTTCCGTTTAATGGCAAGGATTATATAGAAGAAGATAACCCAGAAGGGGTAGGATATTTCCAGCGGAAGTATAGTGTAGCGGCGATTAAAGAGCGGATAATTGATCCAGCCAATTTAAAGGTTAAGAAGGTTATATATTTTGGAGAACGTTATATAAGTTTTGGGGAACAATACTTGCAGAATAAATTTAGAAAAATAAATTGGCTCATACCTTTATTCGCGCCTATTTTATGGAGGGTGTGCCATTATTATGAAGGTGAATATCGCAATTTTTATGAGCGAGCAATAGATAAAAAAGGTACTGGCGTAGCGTGTATTGTTTTTGATAAGATTTGA
- a CDS encoding radical SAM protein: MNLTDKILLVGLAPWGVDTPPLALACLSTSLRNANISTEVFDMNIELYNAVNEQSKYLWSMNYSHWWREPERYSDIRKELDVYIEPLIKKILSFKHKIVGFSLSTNCSDLLLEEIVKRIKTSDPDKVIILGGVSISINEQRNDLIRKLRTQIDYCVIGEGEEVLVELVKKIASNKLEDIGRLPGIIKKGEFEGVKQRAEIKDFNSLPFPTFEEFNLKKYKAPVSLPMEFSRGCVGSCPFCDFKSVSSAFKSKAPYYIISQIKFYKEKYNIIHMSLSDPAVNGDIRVLEQICDLLIEANLSVNINSLAIPRKEMTLELLERMKKAGFYRLEYGLESGSNKILKAMRKIFTVEIAEKVIRDTYQAGIKTYLYLIVGYPQETEDDLNQTKDFLNRNRQYISMIKSINPLYVMAGSEIFCNPDKYQVTLPAKDSDKRWFIGDKNTYSLRKARIFELKKVVASLNIPFTEEAESLEFTGNSLNKQQGIVVGGGNPYDKDESTTENKIMSRGYAEQKTDKYRDSFLLINLPPWGQENPHIGVGYVCSYLRHKGFKPSVLDLNKKFYLSQPNFQMLWHVENKNFWSNQDSFPLILKLFKKEIDKAINDILSSGCSLLGFSVVDPKEKITIEFIRRIKRRDKSKKIILGGPATSTYEQRKIFLDNVEEEIDTFVIGEGEQTLFKVVDRILKKKELKGIEGCCSRDNGKWVCRESGEIVSLDKIPFPTYEEFDLSLYGKSFLVEWSRGCRSKCAFCKNYRLFSSYRSKSAESVMKELRYHKQKYNVDEFTVVDNILNGDLNTLNDICDRIIKENLQIRWTGQIAPRKDMNFEYFQKMKQAGCFKLQIGLESGSNKVLKLMHKSFTAEISEKNIIFAKKAGIETEIFTMIGFPGEAEKDFQETYDFIKRNAKYLDTIKSINTLHLIAGTEIYEQRERFKIKPLPQENWHYLWETYEGNTYKVREERAKRILGLACDLKIKVMETNIIEGKEQKVLLENLGLLEKSLNSLQELPEKEEFKLKRRNINKWLILIFVSFYTFFYIIYFWVFMIFRNKVLLGGRKK; the protein is encoded by the coding sequence ATGAATCTAACAGATAAAATTTTATTAGTGGGTCTTGCTCCTTGGGGAGTAGATACGCCACCCCTAGCCTTAGCTTGTTTAAGTACCTCTTTGAGGAATGCAAATATTAGCACTGAAGTATTTGATATGAATATTGAGCTTTACAATGCCGTTAATGAGCAAAGTAAATATTTGTGGAGTATGAATTATTCTCATTGGTGGCGAGAGCCAGAAAGATATTCTGATATTAGAAAGGAATTAGATGTTTACATAGAACCTTTAATAAAGAAAATTTTAAGTTTTAAGCATAAGATAGTTGGCTTTTCACTTTCTACTAATTGCTCTGACCTTTTGTTGGAGGAGATAGTAAAAAGAATAAAAACTAGCGATCCCGATAAGGTAATAATTCTAGGTGGTGTTTCAATTTCAATAAATGAGCAGAGAAATGATTTAATTAGGAAGTTAAGGACGCAGATAGATTACTGTGTGATTGGAGAAGGAGAAGAGGTACTTGTCGAATTGGTAAAGAAAATAGCTAGCAATAAGCTAGAAGATATAGGTCGATTGCCAGGCATAATTAAGAAGGGTGAGTTTGAAGGAGTTAAACAGAGGGCAGAGATCAAAGATTTTAATTCGCTGCCATTTCCTACATTTGAAGAATTCAATTTAAAAAAATATAAAGCACCCGTGAGCTTACCTATGGAATTTTCTCGTGGCTGCGTAGGTAGTTGTCCTTTCTGCGATTTTAAAAGCGTTTCTTCTGCCTTTAAGTCAAAAGCACCTTATTATATTATAAGCCAGATAAAATTCTATAAAGAAAAATACAATATTATTCATATGAGCCTATCTGACCCAGCAGTAAATGGAGATATTAGGGTTCTTGAGCAAATATGTGATTTATTAATCGAAGCTAACCTTTCTGTAAATATAAATTCTCTGGCAATTCCCCGCAAGGAAATGACCTTAGAACTATTAGAGAGAATGAAGAAAGCAGGTTTTTATCGTTTGGAGTATGGTCTAGAGAGCGGTTCGAATAAGATTCTCAAAGCAATGAGGAAAATATTTACTGTCGAAATTGCCGAGAAAGTTATCCGAGATACTTATCAAGCAGGGATAAAAACATATCTCTATTTAATTGTGGGTTATCCACAGGAGACAGAGGATGATCTCAATCAGACCAAAGATTTTTTGAATAGAAACCGTCAGTATATTTCCATGATAAAGTCTATCAACCCTCTTTATGTAATGGCCGGTTCAGAGATATTTTGCAATCCCGATAAATATCAAGTCACATTACCGGCTAAAGATAGTGACAAGAGATGGTTTATTGGTGATAAGAATACATATTCTTTGCGAAAAGCCCGGATATTTGAACTTAAAAAAGTAGTTGCTAGTTTAAATATTCCCTTTACCGAAGAGGCGGAATCTTTAGAGTTTACTGGAAACTCTTTAAATAAACAACAAGGAATCGTTGTAGGTGGAGGCAATCCATACGATAAAGATGAGTCAACTACAGAAAATAAAATTATGTCTAGAGGATATGCAGAACAAAAAACAGATAAATATAGAGATAGTTTTTTATTAATTAATTTGCCCCCTTGGGGTCAAGAAAATCCTCATATCGGAGTAGGCTATGTGTGTAGCTATCTTCGTCATAAAGGCTTTAAGCCATCGGTCTTAGACTTGAATAAGAAATTTTATTTGAGTCAGCCAAATTTTCAAATGCTCTGGCATGTAGAAAATAAAAACTTTTGGTCAAATCAAGATTCTTTTCCTTTGATTTTAAAATTATTTAAGAAGGAAATAGATAAGGCAATAAATGATATTTTGTCTTCAGGTTGCAGCCTATTAGGTTTCTCGGTAGTTGACCCTAAAGAAAAAATAACTATAGAGTTCATTAGGAGAATAAAACGTAGGGATAAAAGTAAAAAGATAATTTTAGGTGGTCCGGCAACTTCTACTTATGAGCAGAGAAAGATATTTTTGGATAATGTTGAGGAAGAGATAGATACTTTTGTGATCGGCGAAGGCGAGCAAACTTTGTTTAAGGTAGTAGACCGAATTTTAAAGAAAAAAGAGCTTAAAGGTATCGAGGGTTGTTGCAGCCGGGATAATGGTAAGTGGGTTTGTCGAGAAAGCGGTGAGATTGTTTCTTTAGATAAGATTCCTTTCCCGACCTATGAGGAATTTGATTTGAGTCTATACGGTAAATCTTTCCTTGTTGAATGGTCAAGAGGCTGTAGGAGTAAATGCGCTTTTTGCAAAAATTATCGGCTTTTTTCTTCTTATCGGTCAAAGTCAGCTGAATCGGTTATGAAGGAATTGAGATATCATAAGCAAAAGTATAATGTAGATGAATTCACTGTAGTCGATAATATTTTGAATGGTGATCTAAATACCTTGAATGATATTTGCGACAGGATAATAAAGGAAAATCTTCAAATTAGATGGACTGGGCAAATTGCCCCCCGCAAAGATATGAATTTTGAATATTTCCAAAAAATGAAGCAGGCCGGATGTTTTAAACTTCAAATTGGCCTTGAGTCTGGTTCGAACAAGGTGTTAAAGTTAATGCATAAGAGCTTTACGGCAGAGATTTCTGAAAAAAATATAATTTTTGCTAAGAAAGCAGGCATTGAGACAGAAATTTTTACAATGATTGGTTTTCCCGGGGAGGCTGAGAAAGATTTTCAAGAAACTTACGATTTTATAAAAAGAAATGCAAAATATCTGGATACCATAAAATCGATAAACACCTTACATCTAATAGCCGGAACTGAAATCTATGAGCAGAGAGAGCGTTTTAAAATAAAGCCTTTACCTCAAGAAAACTGGCATTATTTATGGGAAACTTATGAGGGAAATACATACAAGGTACGGGAAGAAAGAGCTAAGCGTATTCTAGGGTTAGCTTGCGATCTTAAGATTAAAGTTATGGAGACTAATATTATAGAGGGAAAAGAGCAAAAAGTTTTGCTTGAAAATCTCGGCTTATTGGAAAAATCCCTGAATTCTTTGCAAGAGTTACCAGAAAAAGAAGAATTTAAGCTAAAAAGAAGAAATATTAATAAATGGTTAATCCTGATTTTTGTTTCTTTTTACACATTTTTTTATATTATTTATTTTTGGGTATTTATGATTTTTAGAAATAAAGTTCTCTTGGGGGGAAGAAAAAAGTGA
- a CDS encoding radical SAM protein, translated as MLTFPKYLSIQTTSLCNASCVFCPYKDIKDVRFKTIMDRGLYEKVINECSNHKDIECIIVYMNNEPLTDPCIVERINYAKDKVPWASVHILTNGALLSDDLADKLIDSRLDWIGVSFHGIRKETIERAMGIPYEISLKRITNFIEKAKAKKNIKNYFMLTFLRHVYLTPQEREEAISFWRKLGIERISYFDGPISRASNVTNLPKVYHQGKISGCNSIWADEMLHVVEDGKVILCCMDWRREVILGDLNKQSIHEIWNGKRRKIWDMIRGTGEVPEGFLCRRCEEAKQEI; from the coding sequence ATGCTGACTTTTCCTAAATATCTTTCAATCCAAACTACTTCTCTATGCAATGCTTCTTGTGTATTTTGTCCCTATAAAGATATAAAAGATGTAAGGTTCAAGACAATAATGGATAGAGGCCTTTATGAAAAAGTTATTAATGAATGCAGTAACCATAAAGATATTGAATGCATTATAGTTTACATGAATAACGAGCCCTTAACTGATCCTTGCATAGTTGAGAGAATAAATTATGCCAAAGATAAAGTTCCTTGGGCTAGTGTGCATATCTTGACCAATGGAGCCTTACTTAGCGATGACCTGGCTGATAAACTTATTGATTCTCGTCTAGACTGGATCGGGGTAAGCTTTCATGGGATCAGAAAAGAAACTATAGAGCGGGCAATGGGCATTCCTTATGAGATCAGCTTGAAGAGAATAACCAATTTTATCGAAAAAGCAAAAGCGAAGAAAAATATAAAGAACTATTTTATGCTAACTTTTTTGCGCCATGTATATTTGACTCCTCAAGAGCGGGAAGAGGCTATTAGTTTTTGGAGAAAACTGGGGATAGAAAGAATAAGCTATTTTGACGGGCCCATATCTCGGGCCAGCAATGTAACTAATTTACCAAAAGTCTACCATCAAGGCAAGATCAGTGGATGTAATTCTATCTGGGCTGATGAGATGCTTCATGTGGTAGAGGATGGTAAGGTTATTTTGTGCTGCATGGATTGGCGAAGAGAAGTAATTTTAGGCGACCTAAACAAACAAAGCATCCATGAAATATGGAATGGCAAAAGAAGAAAGATTTGGGATATGATTCGTGGAACAGGAGAGGTTCCTGAAGGATTTTTGTGCCGCAGGTGCGAAGAGGCTAAGCAAGAGATTTAA